A stretch of the Actinomyces faecalis genome encodes the following:
- a CDS encoding ROK family transcriptional regulator produces the protein MLPLTSNEVRLLRYLVTDGPTQRAELARRLQVSRATASNLTRTLMAAGLVETDPSDPDSGRPPVRVTASAGLLASIVIGHHETSVCVAGLDGRDTRSAVAAPEPDAEARGRLLQAVALLKELMPTSPSLQAGEVASPLLCHVAVPTQCDARTGRVFPSPASQAWIGVNPLKITSQALGCPVVIQNTARLYGYTEHLDYTQHHGHAPHSTCSVTLSQGAAMGYVANGRIMGGANGGSGELGHTIVVPGGRLCACGNHGCLMQYVSVPALEAALREAGETEDLATVLSLHEQDLAPSTAQVLREAGHLAGLALANLANLLDPGLMVIGGEVGSPDGLLARELLETLERNTLPLVSTTMRVRQAQASGDPVTVAAAAVDSLRHDSDTMTRLCAQLVEGSR, from the coding sequence GTGCTGCCACTGACGTCCAACGAGGTACGACTGCTCAGGTACCTCGTCACCGACGGCCCGACCCAGCGCGCCGAGCTCGCACGGCGCCTGCAGGTCTCGCGCGCTACCGCCTCCAACCTCACCAGGACCCTCATGGCTGCGGGTCTCGTCGAGACCGATCCCAGTGACCCCGACTCCGGACGTCCTCCCGTACGCGTGACCGCCAGCGCCGGGCTGCTCGCCTCCATCGTGATCGGCCACCACGAGACGAGCGTGTGCGTAGCAGGCCTGGACGGCCGAGACACCCGCAGCGCGGTGGCTGCCCCGGAACCCGATGCAGAGGCTCGTGGCAGGCTGCTTCAGGCCGTAGCCCTGCTGAAGGAGCTGATGCCGACCTCCCCGTCCCTCCAGGCCGGCGAGGTCGCCTCCCCGCTGCTGTGCCACGTCGCCGTCCCCACCCAGTGCGACGCGCGCACGGGCAGGGTCTTCCCCTCTCCCGCCTCACAGGCCTGGATCGGCGTCAATCCCCTCAAGATCACCAGTCAGGCTCTGGGCTGCCCCGTCGTCATCCAGAACACCGCCCGGCTCTACGGGTACACCGAGCACCTGGACTACACCCAGCACCACGGTCACGCCCCGCACTCGACCTGCTCAGTCACCCTGAGCCAGGGTGCCGCGATGGGGTACGTAGCCAACGGCCGCATCATGGGCGGGGCGAACGGAGGCAGCGGTGAGCTCGGCCACACCATCGTCGTACCAGGAGGTCGCCTGTGCGCCTGCGGCAACCACGGCTGCCTGATGCAGTACGTCTCCGTCCCGGCCCTGGAGGCTGCGCTGCGTGAGGCCGGTGAGACAGAGGACCTCGCGACGGTCCTGTCCCTGCACGAGCAGGACCTTGCCCCGTCGACCGCCCAGGTCCTCCGCGAGGCAGGCCATCTGGCAGGCCTGGCGCTGGCCAATCTCGCTAACCTCCTCGACCCTGGACTCATGGTGATCGGTGGCGAGGTAGGAAGCCCTGACGGGCTCCTGGCCCGGGAGCTGCTGGAGACGCTGGAGCGCAACACCCTGCCCCTGGTCTCCACCACGATGAGGGTTCGACAGGCCCAGGCCTCAGGTGACCCGGTCACGGTAGCCGCGGCCGCCGTCGACAGCCTGCGCCACGACAGCGACACGATGACCCGCCTGTGCGCGCAGCTGGTCGAGGGCTCACGCTAG
- a CDS encoding extracellular solute-binding protein, producing the protein MKRSSFLKLSLAAVAAPAVLAACSGGNEGSGTSSGSASDAEGPVRVWFMQDSISDEAIAYLESEYVKANPGKEISIEIQQWDGIISKLQTSLASDTEAPDIVETGNTQSSVFTSVGAFAPISDALYGDLGGDKLIQSFIEAGTYEGKRYALPLYAGARGIYYRKDLFEAAGIAEPTTIDELHQAVIDLTKANPEGTEGFTGMYLAAVDIHGVESYLFAAGGDYAVNEGGTWKGQLSSKDSQAALKQIQDIFLNGTAYANDSTDGQKNLQQPFNEGKVGIVIGTGNIGTKISQELWDADKVAVMPFPSTTPGKVGATFAGGSSVSVAAKALHPQAAQSVLEIIYSQGFQELIAANGWTPGNTTYADKVTGAFGEISGEVIEASKLTPNTAAWGSIIGDNSLQDFFSKIARGDDVAALAKELDAKLDTVLNKA; encoded by the coding sequence ATGAAGCGCTCATCTTTCCTCAAGCTCTCCCTCGCCGCTGTTGCTGCCCCGGCCGTGCTGGCTGCCTGCTCAGGCGGAAACGAAGGCTCAGGCACGTCCTCCGGCTCAGCCTCCGACGCTGAGGGTCCCGTCCGCGTGTGGTTCATGCAGGACTCCATCTCGGACGAGGCCATCGCCTACCTGGAGTCGGAGTACGTCAAGGCCAACCCCGGCAAGGAGATCTCCATCGAGATCCAGCAGTGGGACGGCATCATCTCCAAGCTGCAGACCTCGCTGGCCTCAGACACGGAGGCTCCTGACATCGTCGAGACCGGCAACACCCAGTCCTCCGTCTTCACCTCGGTCGGTGCCTTCGCCCCGATCTCGGACGCGCTGTACGGCGACCTGGGTGGTGACAAGCTCATCCAGTCCTTTATCGAGGCCGGCACCTACGAGGGCAAGAGGTACGCCCTTCCGCTGTACGCCGGCGCACGCGGCATCTACTACCGCAAGGACCTCTTCGAGGCGGCCGGCATCGCTGAGCCCACCACGATCGACGAGCTGCACCAGGCCGTGATCGACCTGACCAAGGCCAACCCGGAGGGGACCGAGGGCTTTACCGGGATGTACCTGGCCGCCGTCGACATCCACGGCGTGGAGTCCTACCTCTTCGCCGCCGGCGGCGACTACGCCGTCAACGAGGGCGGGACCTGGAAGGGACAGCTGTCCAGCAAGGACAGCCAGGCCGCGCTGAAGCAGATCCAGGACATCTTCCTCAACGGCACCGCCTACGCCAACGACTCCACGGACGGTCAGAAGAACCTCCAGCAGCCCTTCAACGAGGGCAAGGTCGGGATCGTCATCGGAACCGGCAACATCGGGACCAAGATCAGCCAGGAGCTGTGGGACGCGGACAAGGTCGCCGTGATGCCCTTCCCGTCCACCACGCCGGGCAAGGTCGGTGCGACCTTCGCGGGCGGCTCCAGCGTCTCGGTGGCCGCCAAGGCGCTCCACCCCCAGGCTGCTCAGAGCGTCCTGGAGATCATCTACTCCCAGGGCTTCCAGGAGCTCATCGCAGCCAACGGGTGGACACCTGGCAACACCACCTACGCGGACAAGGTCACCGGTGCCTTCGGCGAGATCTCTGGCGAGGTCATCGAGGCCTCCAAGCTCACCCCGAACACCGCGGCCTGGGGCTCGATCATCGGCGACAACTCCCTGCAGGACTTCTTCAGCAAGATCGCCCGGGGCGACGACGTCGCGGCCCTGGCCAAGGAGCTGGACGCCAAGCTCGACACCGTTCTCAACAAGGCCTGA
- a CDS encoding carbohydrate ABC transporter permease has protein sequence MHNLSRTRSGAGTGRLRPARLRRGSIPYLLMAPGILAVLVSVGYPMVRQLVMSFQEFGLAQQFGAAPEWVGLANYKAILTDAYFWQVFAKSLAFCAFTAGSTMVLAVLLAVLLLRSGATGRGVLNTSLIIVWGMPALASLTVWLWLIDPHYGPVNYLLTRLGLDVAGHNWLSGSYWTFFLIASMIITWASVPLATISIYAAMAQVPGEVLEAANMDGARQHQITRYVLIPAAGPVIGLMAVLQVIWDLRVFTQIYVLQQSGGVSTETNLLGTYVYQLGISQGNYGVASALAMVILILTLLLSTGYLRMLLRGGDVR, from the coding sequence GTGCACAACCTCTCTCGCACGCGCTCTGGAGCCGGCACAGGCCGGCTACGCCCGGCGCGGTTACGTCGGGGCTCGATCCCCTACCTGCTCATGGCACCTGGTATCCTCGCCGTCCTGGTGTCTGTCGGCTACCCGATGGTGCGTCAGCTGGTGATGTCCTTCCAGGAGTTCGGGCTGGCCCAGCAGTTCGGAGCGGCTCCCGAGTGGGTCGGTCTGGCGAACTACAAGGCGATTCTCACCGACGCCTACTTCTGGCAGGTCTTCGCCAAGTCCCTGGCCTTCTGCGCCTTCACCGCGGGATCGACGATGGTGCTGGCCGTCCTCCTGGCCGTCCTCCTCCTGCGCTCGGGAGCCACCGGTCGGGGAGTGCTCAACACCTCCCTCATCATCGTGTGGGGCATGCCGGCCCTGGCCTCGTTGACGGTCTGGCTGTGGCTGATCGATCCCCACTACGGTCCTGTCAACTACCTGCTCACGCGTCTGGGTCTGGACGTGGCCGGCCACAACTGGCTGTCAGGCTCTTACTGGACCTTCTTCCTCATCGCCTCGATGATCATTACCTGGGCGTCGGTGCCCCTGGCGACGATCTCGATCTATGCCGCGATGGCGCAGGTCCCTGGCGAGGTGCTGGAGGCCGCCAACATGGACGGTGCGCGTCAGCACCAGATCACCCGCTACGTCCTCATCCCGGCTGCAGGCCCGGTCATCGGCCTCATGGCAGTGCTGCAGGTGATCTGGGACCTGCGTGTCTTTACCCAGATCTACGTGCTGCAGCAGTCCGGCGGCGTGAGCACCGAGACCAACCTCCTGGGCACCTACGTCTACCAGCTGGGAATCTCGCAGGGGAACTACGGCGTCGCCTCTGCCCTGGCCATGGTCATCCTCATCCTGACGCTCCTGCTGTCCACCGGCTACCTGCGCATGCTGCTTCGAGGAGGAGACGTCCGATGA
- a CDS encoding carbohydrate ABC transporter permease yields MSAVTVSPARSRSRGRSATRGAERRASLGAVVIALIWLVPVYWMVKSAFEADESLLASPPHLVIHEGTLAHFRQVLSDPSFWAAMRMSLTVALVTVVFATTLALLFSFSLSRYRFRGRMAMIIAVLVVQMVPAEALFISQYQMLNSLNLLNSPIGLAMLYIGTHVPFITWMMRGYVDAVPVDLEEAAQIDGCSRLTAFFRITLPLLLPGIVATSVFAFLFAWNEYTLALIVLSRNTSVTLPIWLQSFQASDLGYTDWGGVMAGATLMAVPVIIMFVIIQKRLGQSTVGGAVKG; encoded by the coding sequence ATGAGCGCTGTTACCGTCTCTCCGGCTCGGTCCCGGTCCCGAGGCCGTTCAGCAACCAGGGGCGCCGAGCGGCGAGCGAGCCTGGGCGCGGTCGTCATCGCGCTGATCTGGCTCGTCCCGGTCTACTGGATGGTCAAGTCCGCCTTCGAGGCTGACGAGTCCCTCCTTGCCAGCCCTCCCCACCTGGTCATCCACGAGGGGACCCTGGCCCACTTCCGCCAGGTCCTGTCTGACCCCAGCTTCTGGGCGGCGATGCGGATGTCCCTGACGGTGGCGCTGGTGACGGTCGTGTTCGCCACGACCCTGGCGCTGCTGTTCTCCTTCTCGTTGTCGCGCTACCGCTTCCGGGGACGCATGGCGATGATCATCGCCGTCCTCGTGGTGCAGATGGTGCCGGCCGAGGCGCTGTTTATCTCCCAGTACCAGATGCTCAACTCCCTCAACCTCCTCAACTCGCCCATCGGTCTGGCCATGCTCTACATCGGCACGCACGTCCCCTTCATCACCTGGATGATGCGTGGCTACGTCGACGCCGTCCCCGTGGACCTGGAGGAGGCTGCCCAGATCGACGGATGCTCCAGGCTCACTGCCTTCTTCCGGATCACGCTGCCGCTGCTGCTGCCGGGTATCGTGGCCACCTCCGTCTTCGCCTTCCTCTTCGCCTGGAACGAGTACACCCTCGCTCTCATCGTCCTGTCCCGGAACACCTCCGTGACGCTGCCGATCTGGCTGCAGAGCTTCCAGGCCTCCGACCTCGGCTACACCGACTGGGGAGGCGTCATGGCCGGTGCCACGCTCATGGCGGTTCCCGTCATCATCATGTTCGTCATCATCCAGAAGCGTCTGGGGCAGTCCACCGTCGGCGGCGCCGTCAAGGGGTGA
- a CDS encoding family 20 glycosylhydrolase: protein MRTTTPTGRVTYDYLPAGLPASLVNGAESARRLGRSRDESAMGWRGLLLDSSRTFWTVDTVLEVLELMHRYGFNRLHWHLTDNSGWRLDVPGYPRLTEVAAQQPRHGFAEYTNVPPRDLVRYQARAPFLNNCGFYTAQDVSRVVERAHELGIEVVPEIDLPGHAEATISAYPELGNPSTVGADLSGWPGARRARVRNDLLWPSQQAFDFITAALETVCDLFPSPVIHVGGDECDVEYWESNPQAQAWMAAHEVPDGHALQQVFMRRAHEVLASRGRRAGVWDEAVEAGLDGDELVFGWREGKGVSTAASSGHPWVFCDADLLYLNRVADPDPRHDTARPVTMNGAISVEDILGLPLPDDDRLQGIQAAAWCEFITDRAELHRQLFPRLLAVAAKAFWGQEAEPEELGELVRDESVVLAAAGYGTALAEPLTTS, encoded by the coding sequence ATGAGAACGACGACACCGACCGGCCGCGTGACCTACGACTACCTTCCTGCGGGGCTTCCTGCGAGCCTGGTCAACGGGGCCGAGAGCGCCCGGCGCCTGGGCAGGAGCAGGGACGAGTCAGCGATGGGCTGGCGAGGGCTGCTGCTGGACTCCTCACGCACCTTCTGGACCGTCGACACGGTCCTGGAGGTCCTGGAACTGATGCACCGTTACGGGTTCAACCGTCTGCACTGGCACCTGACGGACAACTCAGGATGGCGCCTGGACGTCCCGGGCTACCCCCGTCTGACCGAGGTGGCGGCGCAGCAGCCGCGCCACGGCTTCGCGGAGTACACCAACGTCCCGCCCCGGGACCTGGTGCGGTACCAGGCCCGCGCACCCTTCCTCAACAACTGCGGCTTCTACACCGCCCAGGACGTGAGCCGCGTGGTCGAGCGGGCGCATGAGCTCGGGATCGAGGTCGTTCCGGAGATCGACCTCCCAGGCCACGCCGAGGCGACGATCAGTGCCTATCCCGAGCTGGGCAACCCCTCGACAGTGGGTGCTGACCTCAGCGGCTGGCCCGGTGCCAGGCGTGCTCGGGTGCGCAACGACCTCCTGTGGCCCAGCCAGCAGGCCTTTGACTTCATCACAGCCGCCCTGGAGACCGTCTGCGACCTCTTCCCGAGCCCGGTCATCCACGTGGGCGGGGACGAGTGCGACGTCGAGTACTGGGAGTCCAACCCCCAGGCGCAGGCGTGGATGGCGGCCCACGAGGTTCCTGACGGGCACGCTCTCCAGCAGGTCTTTATGCGCCGAGCTCATGAGGTCCTGGCCTCTCGCGGCCGGCGCGCCGGGGTGTGGGACGAGGCCGTCGAGGCCGGTCTGGACGGCGACGAGCTCGTCTTCGGCTGGCGTGAGGGCAAGGGGGTCAGCACCGCTGCCTCCAGCGGGCACCCCTGGGTGTTCTGCGACGCGGACCTGCTCTATCTCAACCGGGTCGCAGACCCTGACCCTCGTCATGACACCGCTCGCCCGGTGACGATGAACGGAGCGATCTCGGTCGAGGACATCCTGGGCCTGCCCCTGCCCGATGACGACCGGCTCCAGGGCATCCAGGCGGCCGCGTGGTGCGAGTTCATCACCGACCGTGCAGAGCTGCACCGTCAGCTCTTCCCACGCCTGCTGGCCGTGGCGGCCAAGGCCTTCTGGGGGCAGGAGGCTGAGCCGGAGGAGCTGGGTGAGCTGGTCCGGGACGAGTCCGTCGTCCTGGCGGCGGCCGGCTACGGCACGGCCCTGGCTGAGCCGCTGACCACATCCTGA
- a CDS encoding sulfatase-like hydrolase/transferase translates to MALSSARTTRTGSENEDSRARNVLVLMTDQHRVDTIGCLGNPFACTPVLDGLGREGFAFTHAFTPTAICTPARASLMTGTLPIRHQVLANPEWNIAYRTAIPLGAWTYTRELADHGYNVGIVGKYHCGENLPGAFGADDDTFWGAENPVANEEYVAWLEDKGLPPVRAHDLWRGRLPGGRPGHVIAARLDQPEEATFERFLADRAIERLRQYAGQWREEGRPFCLDVHFFGPHLPYFLPDEWFDLIDPGVVVLPESFGDSLVGKPPIQSNYATYWSTSSFSNEQWRKLVAVYWGYVAMIDFEIGRILDVARELGVLEDTAVFFTADHGEFTGAHRMNDKGPAMYDDIYNVPFIARVPGVSRVGRSDAFVSLIDLPATIMEIAGLDPALVRDGRSILELTRGQEASGWRQDIVCEFHGHHFPLQQRMLRTREYKLVVSPESVNELYDLRRDPSEMTNVYTSPVYDQVRRELATELYRQLRERGDHSFAKWMAAMTDFDVPLSGTARSDLDDVVTT, encoded by the coding sequence ATGGCACTGTCGTCAGCGCGCACCACACGTACTGGCAGCGAGAACGAGGACTCCAGGGCGCGTAATGTTTTGGTGTTGATGACTGATCAGCATCGTGTGGATACGATTGGGTGTCTGGGTAATCCTTTTGCTTGTACTCCGGTGCTTGATGGGTTGGGTCGGGAGGGGTTTGCTTTTACGCATGCGTTTACTCCGACGGCGATCTGTACTCCGGCTCGTGCGTCGTTGATGACGGGGACTCTGCCGATCCGTCATCAGGTGCTGGCGAATCCGGAGTGGAATATTGCTTACCGGACGGCGATCCCGTTGGGGGCGTGGACCTATACGCGTGAGCTGGCGGATCATGGTTACAACGTGGGGATCGTGGGTAAGTACCACTGTGGTGAGAATCTTCCGGGGGCGTTTGGGGCTGATGACGACACGTTCTGGGGGGCGGAGAACCCGGTTGCTAACGAGGAGTACGTGGCCTGGTTGGAGGACAAGGGTCTGCCGCCGGTGCGGGCGCACGACTTGTGGCGTGGCAGGTTGCCGGGGGGTAGGCCTGGTCATGTGATCGCTGCGCGGCTGGATCAGCCTGAGGAGGCGACGTTTGAGCGGTTCCTGGCGGACCGGGCGATTGAGAGGCTGCGTCAGTACGCGGGGCAGTGGAGGGAGGAGGGTCGTCCGTTCTGTCTTGACGTGCACTTCTTTGGGCCTCATCTGCCTTACTTCCTGCCTGATGAGTGGTTTGACCTGATTGATCCGGGTGTGGTGGTGCTGCCGGAGAGCTTTGGTGACTCGCTTGTTGGTAAGCCTCCGATTCAGTCGAATTACGCGACCTACTGGTCTACCTCGTCGTTCAGTAACGAGCAGTGGAGGAAGCTGGTCGCTGTGTACTGGGGGTACGTGGCGATGATTGACTTTGAGATCGGGCGGATCCTGGACGTGGCTCGTGAGCTGGGTGTGCTGGAGGACACGGCGGTGTTCTTTACTGCTGACCATGGTGAGTTCACTGGTGCGCACCGGATGAATGACAAGGGTCCGGCGATGTATGACGATATCTATAACGTGCCTTTTATCGCTCGGGTTCCTGGGGTGTCGAGGGTGGGGCGGTCGGACGCGTTCGTGTCGTTGATTGACCTGCCTGCCACGATCATGGAGATCGCGGGGCTGGATCCTGCTCTGGTGCGTGACGGGCGGTCGATCCTGGAGCTGACGCGGGGGCAGGAGGCTAGTGGGTGGCGTCAGGACATTGTGTGTGAGTTCCATGGTCACCACTTTCCTCTTCAGCAGAGGATGCTGCGGACTCGTGAGTACAAGCTGGTGGTGTCTCCGGAGTCGGTCAACGAGCTGTACGACCTGCGTCGTGATCCTAGTGAGATGACGAATGTGTATACCTCGCCGGTCTATGACCAGGTGCGTCGTGAGCTGGCCACTGAGCTGTATCGTCAGCTGCGTGAGCGTGGGGACCACTCCTTTGCTAAGTGGATGGCCGCGATGACCGACTTCGACGTTCCCCTGTCAGGCACCGCCCGCTCAGACCTCGACGACGTCGTCACCACCTAA
- a CDS encoding phosphatase PAP2 family protein gives MTGQPPRQHAARSTPARQDPAVAARRPPRSLAPVLAAGAAIALAAFAVLADGAVKGDDLSTYDPSVTGWMVASRRGWLTDLAWIATHLGGALSLTVITVVAAVAFVWTGRRRHAVVLVAAMASSSLVTVVLKLLFARQRPSIELLLGDPASTFSFPSGHSFNSAVMAGTLAGFVVFSQVSLQRRILAGALAVLMAGTVGLSRVYLAYHWLTDVLAGWSLAVAWLCLAALLVLWTGRLRPARAQPR, from the coding sequence ATGACCGGCCAGCCACCCCGCCAGCACGCCGCACGCTCCACGCCCGCGCGCCAGGACCCGGCGGTCGCTGCCCGCAGGCCCCCGCGCTCCCTCGCCCCGGTGCTCGCGGCCGGGGCCGCCATCGCGCTGGCAGCCTTTGCCGTGCTCGCCGACGGAGCGGTCAAGGGTGACGACCTGTCGACCTACGACCCGTCCGTGACCGGCTGGATGGTCGCCTCGCGCAGGGGGTGGCTGACCGACCTGGCGTGGATCGCCACGCACCTGGGTGGGGCACTGAGCCTGACGGTCATCACCGTCGTGGCCGCGGTCGCCTTCGTGTGGACGGGCCGCCGGCGCCACGCCGTGGTGCTCGTGGCTGCGATGGCCTCCTCCTCCCTCGTCACGGTGGTGCTCAAGCTGCTCTTCGCCCGCCAGCGCCCCTCCATCGAGCTTCTCCTGGGAGACCCGGCCTCCACCTTCTCCTTCCCCTCCGGGCACTCCTTCAACTCAGCCGTCATGGCCGGAACGCTCGCGGGCTTCGTCGTCTTCTCCCAGGTCTCGCTACAGCGCAGGATCCTGGCTGGGGCCCTGGCGGTCCTCATGGCAGGAACGGTTGGCCTGTCCCGCGTCTACCTCGCCTACCACTGGCTCACCGACGTCCTGGCGGGCTGGTCGCTCGCAGTGGCCTGGCTCTGCCTGGCAGCGCTCCTCGTGCTCTGGACCGGACGGCTCAGGCCAGCACGAGCGCAGCCAAGGTGA
- a CDS encoding thymidine kinase produces the protein MAKLYFRYGAMNSGKTTGLLQTAYNYEERDQKVVLIKAGIDTKGDDTVVSRLGVARKVDLLVSPEDDVRLLVRRLALGERAADPAAAARQGVDCVLVDEAQFLTPEQVDQLMELVLVDDLPVLAYGIRTDFRTVSFPGSRRLMEVAHSLEELKTICRCGRKAIFNARKVGDHFVFDGAQIAIDGADVTYESLCGKCYLEAGGSLSATA, from the coding sequence ATGGCCAAGCTCTACTTCCGCTACGGCGCGATGAACTCCGGCAAGACCACGGGCCTGCTCCAGACCGCCTACAACTACGAGGAGCGCGACCAGAAGGTCGTTCTCATCAAGGCCGGGATCGACACCAAGGGTGATGACACCGTGGTCTCACGCCTCGGGGTGGCCCGGAAGGTGGACCTGCTCGTCTCGCCCGAGGACGACGTCCGCCTCCTGGTACGCCGCCTGGCGCTGGGGGAGCGGGCGGCCGACCCGGCGGCTGCGGCCCGCCAGGGTGTGGACTGCGTGCTCGTGGACGAGGCACAGTTCCTCACCCCGGAGCAGGTGGACCAGCTCATGGAGCTGGTGCTCGTGGACGACCTTCCGGTCCTGGCCTACGGCATCCGCACCGACTTCCGCACCGTGAGCTTTCCTGGCTCCCGTCGCCTGATGGAGGTGGCGCACTCCCTGGAGGAGCTCAAGACCATCTGCCGCTGCGGGCGCAAGGCGATCTTCAACGCTCGCAAGGTCGGCGACCACTTCGTCTTCGACGGTGCCCAGATCGCGATCGACGGTGCGGACGTGACGTACGAGTCCCTGTGCGGCAAGTGCTACCTGGAGGCCGGTGGCAGCCTGTCAGCCACGGCCTAG
- a CDS encoding amino acid permease, which yields MPDQPSPATTAPTTPPSTDASTSSEGLRRSLRSRHLTMIAIGGAIGTGLFVASGATISQAGPGGALVAYAAVGIMVWLIMQSLGEMAAYLPVAGSFGEYGTRFVSPSFGFAIGWNYWFNWAITMAAELVAAALVMKYWFPHTPSIVWSALFLLVLFVLNALSARAYGEGEFWFAAIKVTAVIVFLVLGVLMIAGILGDSPGTAAWTDGAAPFVDGPKGILIVLLVAGYSFQGTELIGTAAGEAEHPETTIPRAIRTIFWRILLFYIGAIAVIGFLIPYTDPNLLSSSETNIAVSPFTLVFSKAGILGAASIMNAIILTSVLSAGTSGLYASTRMLFALAENGQAPQFLRRLSRHQVPMNALVATTLVGLAGFITSLVGDGRAYEFLLTVSALAGFITWAGISWCHWRFRAAFKAQGHSLDELPYRARFFPAGAVVALVACLAIIAGQAYEPVVSGASFSEILLPYVGIPVFFALWWGHKLVTKAPTVDPATAQLGRG from the coding sequence ATGCCCGACCAGCCCTCACCCGCCACCACGGCACCGACCACACCTCCCTCCACCGACGCCAGCACCAGCAGCGAGGGGCTGCGCCGCTCCCTGCGCTCGCGGCACCTGACGATGATCGCCATCGGCGGGGCGATCGGTACGGGGCTGTTCGTGGCCTCGGGCGCGACGATCTCCCAGGCGGGTCCGGGCGGGGCGCTCGTGGCCTACGCAGCGGTAGGAATCATGGTCTGGCTCATCATGCAGTCCCTGGGCGAGATGGCCGCCTACCTGCCCGTGGCCGGCTCCTTCGGCGAGTACGGCACCCGGTTCGTCTCCCCGTCCTTCGGCTTCGCCATCGGCTGGAACTACTGGTTCAACTGGGCCATCACCATGGCAGCCGAGCTCGTGGCCGCCGCGCTGGTGATGAAGTACTGGTTTCCCCACACCCCCTCGATCGTGTGGTCAGCCCTGTTCCTGCTCGTGCTCTTCGTCCTCAACGCCCTGTCCGCACGCGCCTACGGTGAGGGCGAGTTCTGGTTCGCGGCGATCAAGGTCACCGCCGTCATCGTCTTCCTCGTGCTGGGCGTGCTCATGATCGCCGGGATCCTCGGTGACTCCCCCGGTACCGCCGCGTGGACCGACGGCGCCGCCCCCTTCGTCGACGGCCCCAAGGGCATCCTCATCGTCCTGCTCGTGGCCGGCTACTCCTTCCAGGGCACCGAGCTCATCGGCACCGCGGCAGGCGAGGCCGAGCACCCCGAGACCACGATCCCGCGCGCGATCCGCACCATCTTCTGGCGCATCCTGCTGTTCTACATCGGCGCCATCGCCGTCATCGGCTTCCTCATCCCCTATACCGACCCCAACCTTCTGTCCTCCTCAGAGACCAACATCGCCGTCAGCCCTTTTACCCTGGTCTTCTCCAAAGCCGGGATCCTGGGGGCCGCAAGCATCATGAACGCCATCATCCTCACTTCGGTGCTCTCGGCCGGCACCTCGGGCCTGTACGCCTCGACCCGGATGCTCTTCGCCCTGGCCGAGAACGGTCAGGCGCCCCAGTTCCTGCGCAGGCTCTCGCGCCACCAGGTTCCGATGAACGCGTTGGTGGCCACGACCCTGGTGGGGCTGGCCGGCTTCATCACCTCACTGGTGGGAGACGGCCGCGCCTACGAGTTCCTTCTCACGGTCTCAGCGCTGGCCGGCTTCATCACCTGGGCCGGGATCTCCTGGTGCCACTGGAGGTTCCGTGCCGCCTTCAAGGCGCAGGGGCACAGCCTGGACGAGCTGCCCTACCGGGCACGCTTCTTCCCCGCCGGAGCCGTGGTCGCGCTCGTGGCCTGCCTGGCGATCATCGCCGGCCAGGCCTATGAGCCGGTGGTCTCAGGTGCCTCATTCAGCGAGATCCTGCTGCCCTACGTCGGGATCCCGGTCTTCTTCGCCCTGTGGTGGGGACACAAGCTCGTCACCAAGGCCCCCACCGTCGACCCGGCGACGGCGCAGCTAGGCCGTGGCTGA